In Prosthecomicrobium sp. N25, one DNA window encodes the following:
- a CDS encoding AzlD domain-containing protein → MKLDPGALAAILAMAAVTYATRTAGLLLAARLRLEGRARAAFDAIPAAVLTAVIAPTALATGPAETLAALVTCVAAARLPLLATVAAGAAAVVAFRAAGI, encoded by the coding sequence ATGAAACTCGACCCGGGCGCCCTGGCGGCCATCCTGGCGATGGCGGCCGTCACCTACGCGACGCGGACGGCGGGGCTGCTGCTCGCTGCCCGGCTCCGCCTGGAGGGTCGCGCCCGCGCGGCCTTCGACGCCATCCCGGCCGCGGTCCTGACCGCCGTCATCGCCCCGACCGCCCTCGCGACGGGCCCGGCCGAGACGCTGGCGGCGCTCGTCACCTGCGTGGCGGCGGCGCGGCTGCCCCTGCTCGCGACCGTGGCGGCGGGGGCCGCCGCCGTGGTGGCGTTCCGGGCGGCGGGGATCTGA
- a CDS encoding AzlC family ABC transporter permease, with the protein MTDRSWREARDGLRDILPPLIAAMPIGLLFGALCAAKGLSPLEVFLMSALVFAGGAQFAAVEVWTWPVPVAALAFSTLLINARHVLMSASLGPKTGAFGRLGRLLGFAVLADENWALSERRAAVRPLTWAYYAGMGAPFWANWVIVTTVGAYAGSFLGDPKAIGADFAFTALFIGLVAGFWKGRATLITVAASAGAAALVHVLVGPPWHVAAGALAGIGAAFLAAEPQEAGQRA; encoded by the coding sequence ATGACAGATCGTTCCTGGCGGGAGGCCCGCGACGGCTTACGCGACATCCTGCCACCGCTGATCGCCGCGATGCCGATCGGGCTCCTCTTCGGCGCGCTCTGCGCCGCCAAGGGGCTCTCCCCGCTCGAGGTCTTCCTCATGTCGGCGCTGGTCTTCGCCGGCGGCGCGCAATTCGCGGCCGTGGAGGTCTGGACCTGGCCGGTGCCGGTCGCCGCCCTCGCCTTCTCGACGCTCCTCATCAACGCCCGCCATGTGCTGATGAGCGCCTCGCTCGGGCCGAAGACCGGCGCCTTCGGGCGGCTCGGCCGCCTCCTCGGCTTCGCGGTGCTGGCGGACGAGAACTGGGCGCTGTCGGAGCGGCGCGCCGCCGTCCGGCCGCTGACCTGGGCCTACTACGCGGGCATGGGTGCGCCGTTCTGGGCGAACTGGGTGATCGTGACGACGGTCGGGGCCTATGCGGGGTCGTTCCTCGGCGACCCGAAGGCGATCGGGGCCGACTTCGCCTTCACGGCGCTGTTCATCGGCCTGGTCGCCGGCTTCTGGAAGGGTCGCGCGACGCTGATCACCGTGGCGGCGAGCGCCGGGGCGGCGGCCCTGGTCCATGTCCTCGTCGGCCCGCCCTGGCACGTGGCGGCGGGGGCGCTCGCGGGGATCGGGGCGGCGTTCCTCGCCGCGGAGCCGCAGGAAGCCGGGCAGCGGGCATGA
- a CDS encoding AraC family transcriptional regulator, which produces MDAIPQSDIDMPLGQGERARFFVAPRFDALECLTATFTTHAYPPHRHETYVIGTISAGCETWVARGARHYAGPGDFAFNDPEVVHDGAPLGEGYSYRMTYPSVATVRAIAEEVSDGRARGTPCFPAPAARDPEGAALFDAAHRALQAGADRLAAEELYLRALARCLVRHAAIPPAALGRESAGVARARVIMEGDPARDHALADLATAAGLSRHHFIRAFRRETGLTPHAFLIDRRVRAARDRLRRGESPADVAGAVGFADQAHLTRAFKARLGVTPGAFRAAFRR; this is translated from the coding sequence ATGGACGCGATCCCGCAGAGCGACATCGACATGCCCCTCGGCCAGGGCGAGCGCGCCCGCTTCTTCGTCGCGCCCCGCTTCGACGCGCTCGAATGCCTGACCGCGACCTTCACGACCCACGCCTATCCGCCGCATCGGCACGAGACCTACGTCATCGGCACCATCTCGGCGGGGTGCGAAACCTGGGTCGCCCGAGGCGCGCGCCACTATGCGGGGCCGGGGGACTTCGCCTTCAACGATCCGGAGGTGGTGCATGATGGCGCGCCGCTCGGCGAGGGCTACAGCTACCGCATGACCTATCCGAGCGTCGCGACGGTGCGGGCCATCGCCGAGGAGGTCTCGGACGGACGGGCCCGGGGAACGCCCTGCTTCCCCGCCCCGGCCGCGCGCGACCCCGAAGGCGCGGCCCTCTTCGACGCGGCGCACCGGGCGCTGCAGGCCGGGGCCGACCGGCTCGCCGCCGAGGAGCTCTACCTGCGCGCGCTCGCCCGGTGCCTCGTCCGGCATGCCGCGATCCCGCCGGCCGCGCTCGGTCGGGAAAGCGCGGGGGTCGCCCGGGCGCGGGTGATCATGGAGGGGGATCCGGCGCGGGACCACGCGCTCGCGGACCTCGCGACGGCGGCCGGGCTGTCGCGGCATCACTTCATCCGCGCCTTCCGGCGCGAGACGGGACTGACCCCGCACGCCTTCCTGATCGACCGGCGCGTACGCGCCGCGCGCGACCGGCTGCGCCGTGGGGAGAGCCCGGCCGACGTGGCCGGCGCGGTCGGTTTCGCCGACCAGGCCCACCTCACCCGCGCCTTCAAGGCCCGCCTCGGCGTGACGCCCGGCGCGTTCCGGGCCGCGTTCCGGCGCTGA
- a CDS encoding class I SAM-dependent RNA methyltransferase yields MQDAAIETVTVGTIGHKGDGVAETPGGKVFVPLSLPGETLSVAREGDRARIVEILAPSPDRVPAPCPHFGRCGGCSLQHWDRAAYLEFKRRAVAEALADRGLAVEVLPARALEPGTRRRAVIAVQRRADGSLVAGFRERLSHTVADATGCLVVTPAIREAMPRLVRLADLLTFDRKGAVFTIIDTETGLDVSVQDGKLPDARRQDAIATALKLGFGRVSIGAETLVEARAPIVRFGGVPVTLPSGGFLQAAAAAEATLTDLVTTAVAGAKRIADLFSGAGTFTLPMARFAHVHAVEGEARALDALTRAARQAKGLKPVSVEVRDLNRRPLMAKELARFDAVVFDPPREGAAPQAKELAKSAVPLIVAVSCNPATLARDARYLVDAGWRLDPVTPVDQFLWSHHVEAVAVFRRR; encoded by the coding sequence GTGCAGGACGCGGCGATCGAGACGGTGACGGTCGGGACGATCGGGCACAAGGGCGACGGCGTCGCGGAGACGCCGGGGGGCAAGGTCTTCGTGCCGCTTTCGCTGCCCGGCGAGACTCTCAGCGTCGCCCGCGAGGGCGACCGCGCGCGCATCGTCGAGATCCTCGCGCCGAGCCCGGATCGCGTACCGGCGCCCTGTCCGCATTTCGGCCGCTGCGGCGGTTGCAGCCTGCAACACTGGGACCGCGCCGCCTACCTGGAGTTCAAGCGCCGTGCCGTCGCCGAGGCGCTCGCCGACCGCGGCCTCGCCGTCGAGGTCCTGCCCGCCCGCGCCCTCGAGCCCGGCACGCGCCGGCGGGCCGTGATCGCGGTCCAGCGCAGGGCCGACGGCAGCCTGGTGGCGGGCTTTCGCGAGCGGCTGTCCCACACGGTCGCGGATGCGACCGGCTGCCTGGTCGTCACCCCCGCGATCCGCGAAGCCATGCCCCGGCTGGTCCGCCTCGCCGACCTCCTGACCTTCGACCGCAAGGGCGCCGTCTTCACGATCATCGACACCGAGACCGGTCTGGACGTGTCGGTCCAGGACGGCAAGCTGCCGGACGCGCGCCGGCAGGACGCCATCGCCACGGCCCTGAAGCTCGGCTTCGGCCGCGTCTCGATCGGCGCCGAGACGCTGGTCGAGGCCCGCGCCCCGATCGTCCGTTTCGGCGGCGTGCCGGTCACGCTGCCGTCCGGCGGCTTCCTGCAGGCTGCCGCCGCCGCGGAGGCGACCCTGACGGATCTGGTCACGACGGCGGTCGCCGGGGCGAAGCGGATCGCCGACCTCTTCTCCGGTGCCGGCACCTTCACGCTGCCCATGGCCCGCTTCGCCCATGTCCACGCGGTCGAGGGAGAGGCGCGGGCGCTCGACGCGCTGACCCGCGCGGCCCGCCAGGCCAAGGGCCTGAAGCCCGTCTCGGTCGAGGTCCGCGATCTCAACCGTCGCCCGCTGATGGCGAAGGAACTGGCGCGCTTCGACGCCGTGGTGTTCGACCCGCCGCGGGAGGGCGCGGCCCCGCAGGCCAAGGAGCTCGCCAAATCGGCCGTGCCGCTGATCGTGGCCGTCTCGTGCAACCCCGCGACGCTCGCCCGCGACGCCCGCTATCTGGTCGATGCCGGCTGGCGCCTGGATCCCGTGACCCCCGTCGACCAGTTCCTGTGGTCCCATCACGTCGAGGCGGTGGCCGTCTTCCGCAGGCGCTGA
- a CDS encoding LysE family translocator — protein MTFAALLASALAGALYILSPGPAVLALIGIGAAGGRMPAAKFVIGHLAGDTLWCGLAIFALVGAQVIDQRVFDAVALVCAGYLGWLGLKGVTATSARAADDVISTRPLRRGVLFGLTNPKSYPVALAMFTALFAGQAGSLSFEALPALLAAAFAGFLIADVILVWIVGTRLLRALYLRHAVWIVRATGALFLLFSVRTAWEALPRLVRR, from the coding sequence ATGACCTTCGCCGCCCTTCTCGCCTCCGCGCTCGCGGGCGCCCTCTACATCCTCTCGCCCGGCCCGGCCGTGCTGGCCCTGATCGGCATCGGCGCCGCGGGCGGCCGCATGCCGGCCGCGAAATTCGTCATCGGCCATCTCGCCGGCGACACGCTCTGGTGCGGGCTCGCCATCTTCGCCCTGGTCGGCGCGCAGGTCATCGACCAGCGCGTCTTCGACGCCGTGGCGCTCGTCTGCGCCGGCTATCTCGGCTGGCTGGGACTGAAGGGCGTGACCGCCACCTCCGCCCGCGCCGCCGACGACGTGATCAGCACCCGCCCCTTGCGGCGTGGCGTCCTCTTCGGCCTCACCAACCCGAAGAGCTACCCGGTGGCGCTCGCCATGTTCACGGCGCTCTTCGCCGGCCAGGCCGGGTCGCTCTCCTTCGAGGCCCTGCCGGCCCTGCTCGCGGCAGCCTTCGCGGGGTTCCTCATCGCCGACGTGATCCTGGTCTGGATCGTCGGCACCAGGCTGCTGCGCGCGCTCTATCTGCGCCACGCGGTCTGGATCGTCCGCGCCACGGGGGCGCTGTTCCTGCTCTTCTCCGTGAGGACCGCCTGGGAGGCGCTGCCGCGTCTGGTCCGGCGCTGA
- a CDS encoding TlyA family RNA methyltransferase has protein sequence MAQRVRLDQLLVARGLHPTRARARDAIGRGEVRVEGRVETKPGALVAEDAALASSDPAARYVSRAALKLAAALDAFGLSPAGKACLDIGASTGGFTQVLLERGARVVEAIDVGHGQLHPRLAADPRVRAVEGLNARDLTVADLSVAPEFVTADVSFISLRLALPPALRLAAPGAEAVLLVKPQFEVGREGLGKGGLVRDPEAAEAAVAGIEALLATSGWTVLGRTESPLLGGDGNREFLLAARKGA, from the coding sequence ATGGCGCAGCGCGTTCGTCTCGACCAGCTCCTCGTCGCCCGCGGCCTGCACCCGACCCGGGCGCGGGCGCGCGACGCGATCGGTCGCGGCGAGGTGCGGGTGGAAGGCCGCGTCGAGACCAAGCCGGGGGCGCTCGTCGCCGAGGACGCGGCCCTGGCCTCCTCGGATCCGGCGGCCCGCTACGTCTCGCGCGCGGCCCTGAAGCTGGCGGCGGCGCTCGACGCCTTTGGGCTCTCGCCGGCCGGCAAGGCGTGCCTCGACATCGGCGCGTCCACGGGCGGGTTCACGCAGGTTCTCCTGGAGCGCGGCGCGCGGGTCGTCGAGGCGATCGACGTCGGTCACGGCCAGTTGCATCCGCGGCTCGCGGCGGACCCGCGCGTACGCGCCGTGGAGGGGCTCAATGCCCGCGATCTGACGGTCGCCGACCTCTCCGTCGCGCCGGAGTTCGTCACCGCCGACGTGAGCTTCATCTCGCTCAGGCTCGCCCTGCCGCCGGCCCTGCGGCTCGCGGCGCCTGGGGCCGAGGCCGTGCTGCTGGTCAAGCCGCAGTTCGAGGTCGGGCGCGAAGGGCTCGGCAAGGGCGGGCTCGTCCGCGACCCGGAGGCGGCCGAGGCGGCCGTCGCGGGGATCGAGGCCCTGCTGGCGACGAGCGGCTGGACGGTGCTCGGGCGCACCGAGTCTCCCCTGCTCGGGGGCGACGGCAACCGGGAATTCCTACTGGCGGCCCGCAAGGGCGCCTGA
- a CDS encoding SCO family protein: MSISTIRLVLWALVGLAVVAVGGLFAWTTLRGPQVAALGDLLAPSDAIGGDFALVDQDGKPVTREALKGRPAAMFFGFTHCPDVCPTTLAEAGQWLAALGPDAGKLQFVFVSVDPERDTPEALKQYLSAFDERIRGLTGSQEAVDRVIKAYRVYARKVQSGSSYVMDHTAAVYLMNADQRFVGTINYQEPTDKALAKLRQLIGNG, translated from the coding sequence ATGTCGATCAGTACCATCCGCCTCGTGCTCTGGGCGCTCGTCGGCCTCGCCGTCGTGGCGGTCGGCGGCCTCTTTGCCTGGACGACCCTGCGCGGCCCGCAGGTGGCCGCCCTCGGCGACCTTCTGGCGCCGTCCGACGCGATCGGCGGCGACTTCGCGCTCGTCGACCAGGACGGCAAGCCGGTTACGCGCGAGGCCCTGAAGGGCCGGCCGGCGGCGATGTTCTTCGGCTTCACCCATTGCCCGGACGTCTGTCCGACGACGCTCGCCGAGGCCGGGCAGTGGCTCGCCGCGCTCGGGCCGGACGCCGGAAAGTTGCAGTTCGTGTTCGTCAGCGTCGATCCGGAGCGCGACACGCCGGAGGCGCTGAAGCAGTATCTTTCGGCCTTCGACGAGCGGATCCGGGGGCTGACCGGCTCCCAGGAGGCGGTCGACCGGGTGATCAAGGCCTACCGGGTCTATGCCCGCAAGGTGCAGAGCGGGTCGAGCTACGTGATGGACCATACCGCCGCGGTCTATCTCATGAACGCCGACCAGCGCTTCGTCGGGACGATCAACTACCAGGAGCCGACCGACAAGGCGCTCGCCAAGCTCCGCCAGTTGATCGGCAATGGCTGA
- the dxs gene encoding 1-deoxy-D-xylulose-5-phosphate synthase, with protein sequence MTSKTPLLDTIRNPEDLRRLPETSLRQVADELRTETIDAVSVTGGHLGAGLGVVELTVALHHVFETPRDILIWDVGHQAYPHKILTGRRDRIRTLRQAGGLSGFTKREESPYDPFGAAHSSTSISAALGFAVGRDLKGADNNVVAVIGDGSMSAGMAYEAMNNAGALGSRLIVILNDNDMSIAPPTGAMSAYLARLVSSRTFMTLRDIGKGIVRHLPRFVEVGAKRAEEFARGFAMGGTLFEELGFYYVGPIDGHNLDHLLPVLKNVRDAGQGPILIHVVTQKGKGYGPAEQSADKYHGVNKFDVITGKQAKPKANAPSYTRVFADTLVDEASRDERIVGVTAAMPSGTGLDLFGEAYPTRMFDVGIAEQHAVTFAAGLAAEGFRPYCALYSTFLQRGYDQVVHDVAIQRLPVRFPIDRAGLVGADGPTHAGSFDLAYLGCLPHFVIMAPADEAELRHMIATSVTIDDAPSAFRYPRGEGVGVEMPVRGTPLEIGRGRVLREGTTIAILSLGTRLAAALEAAETLDGYGLSATVADARFMKPLDRDLIRRLAREHEVLVTVEEGSVGGFASHVLHALAEDGLLDRGLKVRPLCLPDVFIDQGSPEKLYASAGLDAAGIVRKVFEALGRSEAAVAAGLRA encoded by the coding sequence TTGACCTCGAAAACGCCGCTCCTCGACACGATCCGCAACCCGGAGGATCTCCGTCGGCTGCCGGAGACGAGCCTCCGGCAGGTGGCGGACGAGCTCCGCACCGAGACGATCGACGCGGTCTCGGTGACGGGCGGCCATCTCGGCGCCGGCCTCGGCGTGGTCGAGCTGACGGTCGCGCTGCATCACGTGTTCGAGACGCCGCGCGACATCCTGATCTGGGACGTCGGCCACCAGGCCTATCCGCACAAGATCCTGACCGGCCGGCGCGACCGCATTCGCACGCTCCGGCAGGCGGGCGGGCTTTCGGGCTTCACCAAGCGCGAGGAGAGCCCCTACGATCCCTTCGGGGCGGCCCACTCCTCCACGTCCATCTCGGCCGCGCTCGGCTTCGCGGTCGGGCGCGACCTGAAGGGCGCGGACAATAACGTGGTGGCGGTGATCGGCGACGGCTCGATGTCGGCCGGCATGGCCTACGAGGCGATGAACAACGCCGGGGCGCTCGGCTCGCGGCTGATCGTCATCCTCAACGATAACGACATGTCGATCGCGCCGCCGACCGGGGCGATGAGCGCCTATCTGGCCCGCCTCGTCTCCAGCCGCACGTTCATGACGCTGCGCGACATCGGCAAGGGCATCGTCCGGCACCTGCCGCGCTTCGTCGAGGTCGGCGCCAAGCGGGCCGAGGAGTTCGCCCGCGGCTTCGCGATGGGCGGCACGCTCTTCGAGGAACTCGGCTTCTACTATGTCGGCCCGATCGACGGGCACAATCTCGACCACCTGCTGCCGGTCCTGAAGAACGTCCGCGACGCCGGGCAGGGCCCGATCCTGATCCACGTGGTGACCCAGAAGGGCAAGGGCTACGGGCCGGCCGAGCAGTCGGCCGACAAGTACCACGGCGTCAACAAGTTCGACGTCATCACCGGCAAGCAGGCGAAGCCGAAGGCGAACGCGCCGAGCTACACGCGCGTCTTCGCCGACACGCTGGTGGACGAGGCGAGCCGGGACGAGCGGATTGTCGGCGTCACGGCCGCGATGCCGTCGGGCACGGGACTCGACCTCTTCGGCGAGGCCTATCCGACGCGGATGTTCGACGTCGGCATCGCCGAGCAGCACGCGGTCACCTTCGCGGCGGGGCTCGCCGCCGAGGGCTTCCGGCCCTATTGCGCGCTCTACTCGACCTTCCTGCAGCGCGGCTACGACCAGGTCGTCCACGACGTGGCGATCCAGCGGCTTCCGGTTCGCTTCCCGATCGACCGCGCGGGCCTCGTTGGCGCCGACGGCCCGACCCATGCGGGCAGCTTCGACCTCGCCTATCTCGGCTGCCTGCCGCATTTCGTCATCATGGCGCCGGCCGACGAGGCCGAGCTCCGCCACATGATCGCGACCTCGGTGACGATCGACGACGCCCCCTCGGCGTTCCGGTATCCGCGCGGCGAGGGCGTCGGCGTGGAGATGCCGGTCCGCGGCACGCCGCTGGAAATCGGGCGCGGGCGCGTGCTGCGCGAAGGCACCACCATCGCGATCCTGTCGCTCGGCACCCGGCTCGCCGCGGCGCTGGAGGCGGCCGAGACGCTCGACGGCTACGGCCTCTCCGCCACGGTGGCGGACGCGCGCTTTATGAAGCCCCTCGACCGCGACCTCATCCGCCGGCTCGCCCGGGAACACGAGGTGCTGGTGACCGTCGAGGAGGGCTCCGTCGGCGGCTTCGCGAGTCATGTCCTGCACGCGCTCGCCGAGGACGGGCTGCTCGACCGGGGCCTGAAGGTGCGGCCGCTCTGCCTGCCCGACGTCTTCATCGACCAGGGCAGCCCGGAGAAGCTCTATGCCTCGGCCGGCCTCGACGCGGCCGGGATCGTCCGCAAGGTGTTCGAGGCGCTCGGCCGCAGCGAGGCGGCGGTGGCTGCGGGCTTACGGGCCTGA
- a CDS encoding exodeoxyribonuclease VII small subunit encodes MTDQPASPHADVKSLTFEKALAELEQIVTKLERGDVPLEESIAAYERGEALKAHCSRLLSAAEARVEKIRLGADGQPAGTEPLDVD; translated from the coding sequence GTGACCGACCAGCCCGCCAGCCCCCATGCCGACGTGAAGAGCCTCACCTTCGAGAAGGCGCTCGCGGAACTGGAGCAGATCGTCACCAAGCTCGAGCGCGGCGACGTGCCGCTCGAGGAGTCGATCGCGGCCTACGAGCGCGGGGAGGCCCTCAAGGCCCATTGCAGCCGGCTGCTCTCGGCGGCCGAGGCGCGGGTGGAGAAGATCAGGCTCGGGGCGGACGGCCAGCCGGCCGGGACCGAGCCGCTGGACGTGGACTGA
- a CDS encoding Uma2 family endonuclease, whose amino-acid sequence MSAYAKQLEFPMLIDEFVEWMKTWTDTEKYELLDGEPVAMAGGTVDNEIVTANIAGFLYARMRDRGCRPYRDLLLCSPVSDRFGVFPDVYVRCGPPGDGRRTWVDDAVAVFEVLSPSTIAIDRGYKQEQYLRMPTLQHYVLVHPREFRVEVWSRDAEGGWSEFPASANRLDETVALPALDLTIPMTDIYADTELVRAAS is encoded by the coding sequence ATGTCAGCATACGCGAAGCAGCTCGAGTTCCCGATGCTCATCGACGAGTTCGTCGAATGGATGAAGACCTGGACGGACACCGAGAAGTACGAGCTTCTCGACGGTGAACCTGTCGCCATGGCGGGCGGGACAGTCGACAATGAAATCGTGACCGCGAACATCGCCGGATTTCTGTACGCCCGCATGCGCGATCGTGGTTGCCGGCCTTACCGCGACCTCCTCCTGTGCAGCCCGGTCTCAGACCGCTTCGGCGTCTTCCCGGACGTCTACGTCCGCTGCGGGCCGCCCGGAGACGGCCGCCGGACCTGGGTCGACGACGCGGTGGCCGTCTTCGAGGTGCTCTCGCCGTCGACCATCGCGATCGATCGCGGCTACAAGCAGGAGCAGTACCTGCGCATGCCGACCCTGCAGCATTATGTGCTGGTCCACCCCCGCGAGTTCCGGGTGGAGGTCTGGTCGCGCGACGCCGAGGGCGGCTGGAGCGAGTTCCCGGCGTCGGCGAACCGCCTCGACGAGACGGTCGCCCTGCCGGCCCTCGACCTCACGATCCCGATGACGGACATCTACGCCGACACCGAGCTCGTCCGCGCCGCCTCCTGA
- a CDS encoding histone deacetylase family protein, with the protein MSTLLIHHPSFLEHVTPIGHPERPDRIRAIDRILEHERFQALEREQAPVGTIEQAALAHPEAFVQEIKDAVPETGLTRIDADTVISPGSWKAAMRGVGGVCQAVDEVMAGKVKNAFCAIRPPGHHAEKDRAMGFCLFNNVAVAARWAKKQHGVERVAIMDFDVHHGNGTQDIFWSDTSVMYTSTHQMPLYPGTGAVNETGAGNTIVNAPLRAGDGGAEFREAMEVAILPRIEDFRPDLVIISAGFDAHHRDPLGQINLVEADYAWVTAKLMDIADRSANGRVVSVLEGGYDLEGLAKSVAAHVMTLMKA; encoded by the coding sequence ATGTCGACGCTGCTGATCCATCACCCGAGCTTCCTGGAGCACGTCACGCCGATCGGGCATCCGGAGCGCCCCGACCGGATCCGGGCGATCGACCGGATCCTCGAGCACGAGCGCTTCCAGGCCCTGGAGCGCGAGCAGGCGCCGGTCGGCACGATCGAGCAGGCCGCGCTGGCCCATCCGGAGGCCTTCGTGCAGGAGATCAAGGACGCCGTGCCGGAGACGGGGCTGACCCGCATCGACGCCGACACGGTGATCTCGCCCGGGTCCTGGAAGGCGGCCATGCGCGGGGTCGGCGGGGTCTGCCAGGCTGTCGACGAGGTGATGGCCGGCAAGGTCAAGAACGCCTTCTGCGCGATCCGGCCGCCCGGGCACCATGCCGAGAAGGACCGGGCGATGGGCTTCTGCCTCTTCAACAACGTGGCCGTCGCGGCGCGCTGGGCGAAGAAGCAGCACGGCGTCGAGCGCGTCGCCATCATGGACTTCGACGTCCACCACGGGAACGGCACGCAGGACATCTTCTGGTCCGACACCTCGGTGATGTACACGTCGACGCACCAGATGCCGCTCTATCCCGGCACGGGCGCCGTCAACGAGACCGGGGCCGGCAACACCATCGTCAACGCGCCGCTGCGGGCCGGCGACGGCGGGGCGGAGTTCCGCGAAGCCATGGAGGTCGCCATCCTGCCGCGCATCGAGGATTTCCGGCCGGACCTCGTCATCATCTCGGCCGGCTTCGACGCGCATCACCGCGACCCGCTCGGGCAGATCAACCTGGTCGAGGCGGACTATGCCTGGGTGACCGCCAAGCTGATGGACATCGCGGACCGGAGCGCCAACGGCCGGGTCGTGTCGGTGCTCGAGGGCGGCTACGACCTGGAGGGTCTCGCCAAGTCGGTCGCCGCCCATGTGATGACGCTCATGAAGGCCTGA
- a CDS encoding L-threonylcarbamoyladenylate synthase, which produces MATRVFRMREPAEREAGIEAAVAALAAGGLVGLPTETVYGLAADATSGRAVARIYDAKGRPSFNPLISHVESLEAAERHGVFGPAARRLAEAFWPGPLTLVVPRRPGSPIADLATAGLDTVGLRVPGNQVARALLARFGRPVAAPSANRSGRISPTSAEDVVAELGERVDVVLDDGPTPVGVESAIVACLGDDLQLLRPGGVARADLERVAGMPLLSGSAGADPERPLAPGLLASHYAPHARVRLDATGVEPGEALLAFGPAPPPGEPVAMRNLSPSGDLAEAAANLFRHLRELDAAGAAGIAVVPIPAEGLGEAIRDRLARAAAPRPAT; this is translated from the coding sequence ATGGCGACACGCGTCTTTCGGATGAGGGAGCCGGCCGAGCGGGAGGCGGGGATCGAAGCCGCCGTGGCGGCGCTGGCCGCCGGCGGGCTCGTCGGGCTGCCGACCGAGACGGTCTACGGCCTCGCCGCCGACGCGACCAGCGGGCGGGCGGTGGCGCGGATTTACGACGCCAAGGGGCGGCCGAGCTTCAATCCGCTGATCTCGCATGTGGAGAGCCTGGAGGCCGCCGAACGGCACGGCGTCTTCGGCCCTGCGGCGCGTCGGCTGGCGGAGGCCTTCTGGCCCGGGCCTCTGACGCTGGTGGTGCCGCGGCGCCCGGGCTCGCCGATCGCGGACCTGGCGACCGCGGGGCTCGATACGGTGGGGTTGCGGGTGCCGGGGAACCAGGTCGCGCGGGCGCTCCTCGCCCGCTTCGGCCGGCCGGTCGCGGCTCCGAGCGCCAACCGATCCGGACGCATCAGCCCGACCTCGGCGGAGGACGTGGTGGCCGAGCTCGGCGAGCGGGTCGACGTGGTGCTCGACGACGGGCCGACGCCGGTCGGGGTGGAATCCGCCATCGTGGCCTGCCTGGGGGACGACCTGCAGCTGCTCCGGCCCGGGGGCGTGGCGCGGGCCGACCTGGAGCGGGTCGCCGGGATGCCGCTCTTGTCGGGGAGCGCCGGAGCGGATCCGGAGCGTCCCTTGGCGCCGGGGCTGCTGGCGTCCCACTACGCCCCGCACGCAAGGGTGCGGCTCGACGCGACCGGGGTCGAGCCCGGGGAGGCGCTCCTCGCGTTCGGGCCGGCGCCGCCTCCGGGCGAGCCCGTGGCGATGCGCAATCTCAGCCCGTCGGGCGACCTCGCGGAGGCGGCCGCCAACCTGTTCCGGCACCTGCGCGAGCTCGACGCCGCGGGAGCGGCCGGGATCGCGGTCGTCCCGATCCCGGCGGAGGGCCTGGGCGAGGCCATTCGGGACCGGCTGGCGCGGGCGGCGGCGCCGCGGCCGGCGACCTAG